The proteins below are encoded in one region of Fibrella aestuarina BUZ 2:
- the murQ gene encoding N-acetylmuramic acid 6-phosphate etherase, with protein sequence MITESTSHYEHLEQMSVHDLLTNINREDQTVPLAVAKAIPQLEALVTQVVARMREGGRLFYIGAGTSGRLGVVDASECPPTYGVPHDLVVGLIAGGDGAIRKAVEFAEDDPNQAWIDLSAYKIEPVDTVVGIAASGRTPYVIGGLNQARAAGCLTGCIVCNPGSAVAQAAEFPVEVVVGPEFVTGSTRMKAGTAQKLALNMLSTSVMIQLGRVKGNKMVDMQLSNIKLQQRAARMVMDELNVSEEVANDLLARFGNVRGAIENYK encoded by the coding sequence ATGATTACCGAATCGACCTCCCACTACGAGCATCTTGAGCAGATGTCGGTCCACGACCTGCTGACCAATATCAACCGCGAAGACCAAACCGTGCCCCTGGCCGTGGCGAAAGCCATTCCGCAACTCGAAGCGCTCGTAACGCAGGTAGTGGCCCGCATGCGCGAAGGCGGGCGGCTGTTTTACATTGGCGCCGGCACAAGCGGCCGGTTAGGCGTGGTGGATGCCTCGGAGTGTCCGCCGACCTATGGCGTCCCGCACGACCTCGTGGTGGGCCTGATTGCCGGTGGTGATGGCGCTATTCGGAAGGCGGTCGAATTTGCCGAGGATGATCCTAATCAGGCGTGGATCGACTTGAGCGCTTACAAAATTGAACCGGTCGATACGGTGGTGGGCATTGCTGCCTCTGGCCGGACGCCCTACGTCATTGGCGGGCTGAATCAGGCGCGCGCGGCCGGTTGCCTCACGGGCTGTATTGTCTGCAATCCCGGATCGGCGGTGGCGCAGGCGGCTGAATTTCCCGTTGAAGTAGTGGTTGGCCCCGAATTCGTGACGGGTAGCACACGCATGAAAGCCGGTACAGCCCAGAAACTCGCTCTGAATATGCTGTCGACCAGCGTTATGATTCAACTGGGTCGGGTCAAGGGCAATAAGATGGTCGATATGCAACTGTCTAACATCAAACTGCAACAGCGCGCTGCCCGGATGGTGATGGACGAACTGAACGTGTCGGAAGAGGTCGCCAACGACCT